TTTGTCTGCTGTTGACCGTTCAGTGTTTGTTTAAACTTTTTTGAATTACTTTAAAATTTTAGACCGATAAAGAAGCCTGAGTTCAAATTCACTCTTGCTTAAAAGTCGGTTGCAGTTTAGAGAAAAAATCAGGGTTAGGATTGAAGGAGATTTTTGTTTATGAAAGATACCATGTTTGAAAACAGGCGTTTTGAGCTGCGCGGCGAACGCAGAAGTGATTTGGCTTACAGTACTGTGCCGCTGGATTTGATGCCTTTGTCTGAGCAGAACAAGAACAGTAATGACTCTAAAGAAATAAATTCTTTCAAGTCATCAAATGCTTACTCACAAAAGAAAAATGCTGAAAGCATTGATGACAGTTACGGCAATTATCTTAAAAAAATCAATTTCCAGAAACTTTTAACCGCTCAGGAAGAACTGGAAATCGGCAAAAAAATCAAACAAGGAGACGAAAACGCCAGAAAAAAACTTATTCAGTCAAATTTAAGGCTTGTTGTCAGCATTGCAAAAAAATATACCAACTATGGTTTATCTTTTCAGGATTTAATTCAGGAAGGCAATATGGGGCTAATGGTTGCAGCAGGAAAATATAATTACAAACTCGGATACAAATTCAGCACTTATGCGACATGGTGGATAAAACAATCAATTTACAAAGCAATCGCAGAACAAACCTACAGTATGAAAATCCCTGTTTATGTTCAGGAAATAATTTCGAAATATACAAAAGTTAAAAGAGAAATGGAAAAAAATTCTGAGTGTAATGTTTCTGCAAAAGAAATTTCAGAGAAATTAAATATTCCTGAATCTAAAATTGATAATTATTTAGAAGCGTTCAGCCGCTCAATATCTCTTGATGCGGAATATCAGACAGGAGACGGCGGAACAGTAAAGCTTTCTGATTTTTTAGAAGATTCAAACTCTTATTCTGATAAAGATACAGAATTTAACCATTTAAAAACGGATATAAAAAATATTTTAGGCAGATTAAAAGATAGGGAAAAACTGGTTTTAAGAATGAGATATGGTCTTGATTCGTCTGGTATTAAGCCTAAAACACTGGAAGAAATCGGGAAAATATACGGTGTTACAAAAGAATGTATCAGACAGACCGAGTTAAGGGCTATTAAAAAAATACGTTCTCTCTGCGACAAAGAAAATTTGCTTTTTGCATATCTGAACTAAAATTCACCAAAAACTAACCGGTTGGTTAGTTTTTTTTTTGCCTATATTAATGAGATAAAAAAGTAAGTAACTTTTAAAAAAGTTACAAATATTAATATATTGAAAATTGTTTTTATATGATTAAATTTAATTTAATTACTGTAACTTATATTTATATATTGATAAAAATATGTTAATAAATTTAATGTTTAATATTTTAGTACATTTTATTATTAACTTTTGATATAATAGAAAAGTATGTATATACAAAAAGACTACAATTTTTGTTTGCGGAGGTTAAATTTTAATGACGACCGAAGATATTATCAAAAATAAGGAAAGTGCAGAATTGTCAGAGTTTGAAAAACTGCTGTTGCAATTCGACTATAGTTTCAAAAAAGGTGATATCGTCAAAGGTAGAGTTATCGGATATGATTCAAATAACGTTTTAGTTGATATTGGCGCTAAAACGACAGCAAGAGTTCCGCAAAAAGAATTGTTAGGTCCTCAATCCAAAACTCCTCAAGAAACTTTACCTGTTGATAACACAGAAAAAGAATTTCTCATTATAAGAGAAGAAGATGAAGACGGTCAGCTTACTATTTCTTACAAAAAAGTTGCCCTTGCTTATGCCTGGAAAGAACTTGAAAAAATTCAGGCAGAAGATGAAGCTGTCGAAGCAGAAGTTACTGCATCGGTAAAAGGCGGTATGCTGGTTGATGTTATGGGCTTAAGAGGCTTTGTTCCTTCAAGTCATATCAGGGCAAGAGATCCTGAAGAACTTGTAGGCAAAAAAGTCCAGTTAAAAATACTTTCGGTTGATTCTAAACAGAACAACCTCATAATGTCACACCGAAAAGTCGTATCAGAACAGCAAGCAGAACAAAGAAAAGACCTGTTTGAAAATATCCAGATCGGTCAAATTGTAACAGGCGATGTTGTAAGATTGGCTGATTTCGGTGCTTTTATCGATATAGGCGGTATAGACGGACTTCTTCCTTTATCGCAAATTTCTTGGCGATGGGTTGATCATCCTGCCGATGTGCTAAAAGTCGGAGACAAAATAAAAGTTGAAATTATCGGTGTCGATGAAGAAAAACAAAGAGTTAGCCTGAGTCTTAAGAGCCAACAGCCTGATCCGTGGATTGAAGCTTCAAAAATCATAAAAGAAGGAGAAAAAATAAACGGCAAGGTAATAAGAATTAAGCATTTCGGTGCATTTATTGAAGTTTATCCGGGTGTGGAAGCTTTATTGCCTTATAAAGAAATTCTTGACCATCAGAATAAAACAGGTAAAACCCTGCAACAAGGCGATGAAATAGAAACTACAGTTATAAGATTCTTCCCCGAAGACAGAAGAATAAGCCTTAGTCTTTCTGACAGACCTCATTTTGAACATCAGCAGGAAAGACAAGAACCTAAAACTCCGGAAATTAAAGAATAAGTTCTATATACATTAAAAAAGGCGGTGATAAAATAATCACCGCCTTTTTGTCAGTTATTAATTATTA
This is a stretch of genomic DNA from bacterium. It encodes these proteins:
- a CDS encoding RNA polymerase sigma factor RpoD/SigA codes for the protein MKDTMFENRRFELRGERRSDLAYSTVPLDLMPLSEQNKNSNDSKEINSFKSSNAYSQKKNAESIDDSYGNYLKKINFQKLLTAQEELEIGKKIKQGDENARKKLIQSNLRLVVSIAKKYTNYGLSFQDLIQEGNMGLMVAAGKYNYKLGYKFSTYATWWIKQSIYKAIAEQTYSMKIPVYVQEIISKYTKVKREMEKNSECNVSAKEISEKLNIPESKIDNYLEAFSRSISLDAEYQTGDGGTVKLSDFLEDSNSYSDKDTEFNHLKTDIKNILGRLKDREKLVLRMRYGLDSSGIKPKTLEEIGKIYGVTKECIRQTELRAIKKIRSLCDKENLLFAYLN
- a CDS encoding S1 RNA-binding domain-containing protein, with the protein product MTTEDIIKNKESAELSEFEKLLLQFDYSFKKGDIVKGRVIGYDSNNVLVDIGAKTTARVPQKELLGPQSKTPQETLPVDNTEKEFLIIREEDEDGQLTISYKKVALAYAWKELEKIQAEDEAVEAEVTASVKGGMLVDVMGLRGFVPSSHIRARDPEELVGKKVQLKILSVDSKQNNLIMSHRKVVSEQQAEQRKDLFENIQIGQIVTGDVVRLADFGAFIDIGGIDGLLPLSQISWRWVDHPADVLKVGDKIKVEIIGVDEEKQRVSLSLKSQQPDPWIEASKIIKEGEKINGKVIRIKHFGAFIEVYPGVEALLPYKEILDHQNKTGKTLQQGDEIETTVIRFFPEDRRISLSLSDRPHFEHQQERQEPKTPEIKE